From a single Erpetoichthys calabaricus chromosome 1, fErpCal1.3, whole genome shotgun sequence genomic region:
- the snrpg gene encoding small nuclear ribonucleoprotein G isoform X2 — protein sequence MFMDKKLSLKLNGGRHVQGILRGFDPFMNLVMDECLEMAAGGQQNHIGMVVIRGNSIIMLEALERV from the exons AT GTTCATGGATAAGAAGTTGTCTC TCAAGCTCAATGGAGGCCGTCATGTTCAAGGCATCCTGCGTGGTTTTGATCCATTTATGAACTTGGTAATGGATGAGTGCCTGGAAATGGCAGCAGGAGGGCAGCAAAACCACATTGGAATGGTG GTAATTCGAGGAAACAGTATCATAATGCTGGAGGCACTGGAGAGGGTATGA
- the snrpg gene encoding small nuclear ribonucleoprotein G isoform X1 — MSKAHPPELKKFMDKKLSLKLNGGRHVQGILRGFDPFMNLVMDECLEMAAGGQQNHIGMVVIRGNSIIMLEALERV; from the exons ATGAGTAAAGCGCACCCACCTGAGCTGAAAAA GTTCATGGATAAGAAGTTGTCTC TCAAGCTCAATGGAGGCCGTCATGTTCAAGGCATCCTGCGTGGTTTTGATCCATTTATGAACTTGGTAATGGATGAGTGCCTGGAAATGGCAGCAGGAGGGCAGCAAAACCACATTGGAATGGTG GTAATTCGAGGAAACAGTATCATAATGCTGGAGGCACTGGAGAGGGTATGA